CGGTGCCGAACAGGCCGCTGGTACGGATCAGCGTGTCGGCCACGTCGATCGTGCCACCCGGAACCAGGATCGTCGCGATGCCCGACGCCTCCTCGCCGCGTGTCACGATCACGCTGTCGGAGAGCGACAGCCGGCCGTTGGTGCCGTCGATGAATGCGCAGTGCGCGTAGTCGCCGTCGGTATCGATGGAGATGCGCTCAGCGGATGCGCTGCCGCCCTGACGAAGATCGATGCCTGCGCTCGAGTTGCCGCGCGTACGGATTTCCGCATCGCGCAGCGCGACGCGCGACCCGGTGCCCTACGCGGCAGCGCCGGCCGAGACGTAGCCGGTCGTTAACACGCGGGTCTTGCCGAGGGTCGTCAGTACGCCGCCGTTGACGGCGAACAGCGCGGCCTTGGCGGATGCGGTTGTCGAATAGTCGCCCGGTGCGACCTCGAGCGCGATGCCATCGGCGAGTTGCGGTCCGCCGCCGACGACTTGTGCCGTCGACGCCTATGGCATTGCCGCACCGGCGAGCAGCGCGGAATGCAGGACACGCCGGCCGATGCGTGAATGAAAAAAAGCGAAATGACTGGGGTTCACCTGATCACCTTGATTTATTCCAAGTTAGTGAAGATGAGCCGGTGCTAGCTATTTTGAAATTGGACAAGTTCGAATTTTTGCGGTTGCCTGGCGGGCGGCACGGAGCACGCACGAAATACGGGGATCTTTCGACGCGCGTTATTCGGATTGCCTGCGGGGTATTCGACGAGAGCGGATGGCGTACTGGACGGACGCACGCGATCGGGCGTGCATGTTTCCAGCCAATTGGCGCGGCAACTGCAAAACGAATGGTGTGCGGTGCTGACCGCGCGAGTGCCGGATTTGTCCGGGCACGAATGGACGGCTGCCGAGCGACTGTGTGCGTCCGGCAGCCATCGGAAGGCCGGGGCACGCATCCTGCCGCGCCCCGGCAACGATCCGGCGCACGCGGGACGCGCGCCGGATCGCCGTTTCTTACTGGTACATGATCGAGTACATCACCGACGTATTCACCGTCCCCTGGCCCGCAGACCCACCCGTTGCAACGTACTGCGCGTAGTACGGGAGTTCCGCGGAGCCGCTCGCCAGCGCGACCGCCTTCGAGTTTGCATCGGCCTTGCCCAGGGCGATATTGGACGAATCGCCGTTGAGCAGGCCGACTTCGACGTTCTTCGCGGTACCCGTTGCGTTGAACAGCTGACCCGTCGTCGAGTTGACCGTGGTGCCCGCCTCGAAGTGCGTGTAGACGTTGCCGCTTGCCGGCGAGCAGTTCTTCAGACTGATCTTGAACGGCGTGCGGCCGGCCGTCGAACCGCCGTTGACGAGCGCCGACGTCGACACCTTCGGCAGTGCCACGGCGAAGTTCTTGCTGCCGGTGCCGTTGCCGTCGATCGTGCAGGTCTGCGTGCCGATCTTGCCGTTGATCGTGATCGTGCCATCCGCGGCGTGCGACACGGCAGGCAGTGCTGCCGCGGCAGCGATGGTGAGAGCGGCGATGCTGGAGAATGCGAGTTTCATGTCAATTCCTGTAGTACATGAGTAGAAAAGAGGATTCCGTCGTCGAGTCCCTGCCGCCGACTTCGCGGTACCTTCCGTGACTCGCGGCTTCTTCCTGCGATGGCCTCCTGATTCAGCCACTTCGGATTGCTAACCAGAAGCCTGTTTCAGCCGCCTGTCGGCGGCTTGCCAGGGAAAACTTGCGTTGCGCGACTTCGTCGCGAACACGCATCGCTACCCTGGAATTCGGGACGGCAAGGGACCCGCGCGCTCACTGATAGCTCATGGTGAACGTGGCGACTCCCTTCACGGTTCCACCGGATACCGGACCGTCGGCGACGTATTGCGCGGTCAGCGGAATATTCGACGTCGAAACCGACGGGCCGACATACCACTGGTTCGGATTGCCGGGAAGACGCGAATCGGGACCATAGCGAACCGGCTGCCCATTTCGCGATATGCGCAACTTCACGCCTTTCGCCGTCGAATCCTGGGTCAGCGTCAACTGGTCACCCGTGTTGCCCGGGTCGGTCAGATCCGTCAAGGTCACGTATACATTCGAGCCGGCCCTGCAATTCAGTCCGATGTTGAAACCCGTCTCGCCTGCGGAAGCGCCCACATGACCCAGCTTGCCCGAACTGACCGGCGGCAATCGCACGTCCACCGACGAATTCACGATGGTGCAACTCTCCGGCATGGGTTTGATATTTTCGCGTTTTGACCCAAGCGTTAAATATCGGTAGTTGTATACGTCGGGCTGTGCTCGTTTTCTGATTCTGAAATTGCCAATTTGTAGTGGTCCATATGGCCATTCCTTTACGTTGTATAGGTTGTCGCTTATTTTAATCAGTTCAATTTTTGCTCTGAATGAGCCCGTAACTGGCTTGGTGGAGGTAATTGGTGGGGCCCACTCCTGAGGAGCGTTGCCGGATGGATTGAATACCTTTCCGGTGGCCATATTGGTTACCCTATAACCAACGTACCAGTGCATATTGCCCGAGCCGCCATATCTGCCAACGTCGGGGAACTGTGTTGCGTGTAGCATGGGAGTGTATTCCAGGCTGTAACCTCCAATACCGTCCGGCGCAGCCTGGCATTCGAATGGCTGTTCGATTGTCGCTGTTGCAAGCACTGCTCCGTCCGGTGCGTCGAATGGAAGAGACGGGTTATTGAAGGTGAAGTGCGGAAAGCTGGACGCATTGTTGTTACCCGGAAAATTGCACATTTGGCCGTGCGCATGCTGATTGACGCCTATCCATGAAAAAAATAAAAGGATGATGAATTTAAGGGCGTCGATCGCTCGATTGTTAGCATGAAATTTCATTTAAATTTCTCTCCATTCAGAGCATCGACGCTTGCGTTGCTGCGGATGCTGCTCGCGATGCCCTTGCGTTCGATTAGGCGAGTCTCTGCATCGGTATGCGGCAACGCACCCGACTCGATCGTATCGAGGGGCGTGTGGGCCTTCGGCACGCTGTAGTCACAGATCACATCGGCACGCGCATAAGCGACACCCTTCACGTCCTTGATCGGTAACTGATAGGTGAATGCGCAGCTGTCCGTGGATCGATTGCCCCATTTGGCCGTCAGCGTGCCGGTGTCGTCCGCGCCTCGAACGAACAGGTGTCCGCCTTGCCCCACGGTCCCGACATGCTTGCCTTCGCTGTCAGTTACGCCGGTCCCGAATGGCAGCGGCGCCCCGTTCGGCTGGCGCACTGTCAACAACGCCGCTCGCCCGCTGACCGTCGCGAAGCGAACCTTCACGACCGAATTCGCGCGCGGCGCGATCCGTTCGCTGGTCGAGGTCATTTCGACATCGAGCGGAATGCCTTTGGGATCGAGCTCGATGGTGTTCATCTGGTACGGTGTCAGGTACGGGAGCACCGCATAACCGCGCCGGTTGATCCGGATGTCCGTGCCGTTCGTGACGCGCGCGCCGACGGCATCCTTCGCCTCGACGATCGCGGCCGTTTCGCCGAGGTCGTTGGCGAGCGTGAGGCCGCCCGCATGGCCGACGACCGCACCCGACACGCCGACGGACACGCTCGAGTAGCCGCTGCCGCCGCTCGCGCTGCCCGAGAGCGTCGCGTACGGGCTGCGATACTGCGCGTTGCCGCCGCCGGACGTCGCGCTCCCACCGGTGTTGACGTTGACCCCATACGAGAACGCATTGGACTGCCCGACGGAACCGGTCAGCGACATTTGCCCGGTTGCACCGCCATTGCTGTCGTGCGCGATGCTCGAGGACAGGGTCGGCGCATGCGACCGCCGGCCGAGCGGAACCGTCACGTTGGCGTACACCTGGTTGTTCGGGCGGCCCGTGTAGCCGTCGTGCTGCCGCGAAACGGACAGGTTGTAGCTCAGGTTGCGGCCGCCGATCCGCAGGCTGTTGTTGTAGCCGAGCTGGAACTGCGTCGTCGTGCCCTTGCGATTCCAGTAACTGGACGTCGAGCCCACCGCGAACAGGCTGCCGCGCCCTTCGCCGAGCGTCTGGTTGAGCGTCAACTGAACCTGGTTGCGTTGCCGGTAGGCATTGTTCGGATCTGCGCCTGCTGTCGCCTGTTCGCGAGCGTACATAGCGTCGCGCAGTTCCCAGTAACCGCGGGACGAGTAGCGATACGCGGCGACCGCGATATTCGTGCCGGTCGCCTCGACGGACTTGCTGTAGCTCACCCGCACGCTTTGCCCGCTCGTCGCCGACACGCCCGGGATGCGCGCACTGGCGTGCGTGACGTCGACGGCGAGCGCGCCGACCGGCGTGTTGAACGCCGCGCCGACCAGCCCGGCCAGATAGTTTTCCGCGACGATCGCGCCGACGTAACCCGTCATCAGGTTGCTGATGCCGCGCTGATACGTGGCCTGCGCGAAATTCGGATGACGATCGAGTTGCGGCTCGCGCAACTGGCCGAGTGCGACGCCGAAGCGCGAGACGCCAGGGCGCAGCGATTGCACGACGGCCGAATACGGTACCGTGAAGCTGTGCTTCTTGCCGTCGGCCTCGGTGACGGTGACGAGCAGGTTGCCACCGTAGCCCGTTGCGTACAGGTCGTTGATTTCGAACGGCCCCGGTGCGACGTTCGTTTCGTACAGCACGGCGCCGTTCTGCACGACCGTGACGTGCGCGTTGCTCGTTGCAACGCCGCGAATTACCGGCGCATAGCCACGCATCGAATCGGGCAACATGCGATCGTCGGTCTCGAGCGTGACACCGCGCATGCCCACGCTGTTGAACAGCGTGCCGTCGGTGTACGTCTCGCCGATCTTCAGCTGGCTGCGCCAGGCCGGCAGGTCGCGCTGAACGTACGTGTTCAGCGCTTGATAGCGGTTCTCGCCCTGCGATTGCGACGTGTAGGAGCCGTTGTGCCGGAAATGCCAGTTCCCGATGTTTACGCCCGCGTTCAGCCCCACGTACGCCTGCGTGCTTGCGTAACCCGACGACGCGTTGCGGTACGCGTTCGCGTTGTACTTGAGCGTCGCGCTCGGTACGCCGTCGTCCCACAGTTCCGGGCTCACGTAGCCGCGCGGATTGCGCAGCAGCGCCGCCTGCGGAACGCTCACGTTGAGGCGCAGTTCCGACATGTCGAATTCGACCGTCGCGTCGGCGACCAGCTTGTCGACGTCCGTGCATGCGCCTGCCAACACGCGGGCCAGTTCGGCGCGTCCGGTGTCGGTCAGCGCCTGATCGTCGAGGCCAAGCCGGGTCACGAGCGCGCGATCGAAGCATGGCGTCGCGTTGTCCGCGCCTTGGGCCGCGCTGAAGCGCACCGTCGAACGGCCGTTCCACGTGCCGTTGACGTAGAGATCGACCAGATAGTCGCCCGCCGGAACCGGATTGCCTTTCGAGAAACGATCGAGGTCGAGTCGCTGCCCGCGCGGCTTCATCATCAGCGTGTCGTTGAACTGAACCTGCGCGACATCGAAACCGTCCGCAGGTGCGGCGAGCGTGTCGGCAGCCCAGCTGCCGAGCGCCGCCGTGACGAGCAGATATCCCGGCTTGAGCGGGAAGCGCGCCGGCGCCTCGAGTGTTCGGTGTTGATAAGTTGTTCGCATGAATTAGATGTATTAATGCCGCATCTGCATGATGCGAACGACGGATTGCCTGCGCCGATGCGATTGCTGCGTCGGCGGGCCAGCGATGGGTTGAGTCAGGGGCGGGCGAGTGACGTCAGTGCACTTTCCTTGGCGCGTAGTTGCCTTCGACGCCGCCGCCGTAGTCGTTGAGGAACGTGTAGTCGACCTCGATCGGTCCGGCAGGCAGCGGCGGCACGTTGCCGACGTCGAATTGCTCGGTGGCGCCGGGCTTGACCATGCCGCCCTTGTCGTTGCTCCACGTTGCGCCGCCAGACTTGACGGTGAGCCTGGTGAACGTCACGTGGTAGGGCGTCGGGTTCTTCGCCTGCAATGCATAGCCACCGTCGGCCTTCGGCGCGAAGTTCCAGGTCACCTTCTCCGCAGACTCGTCGGCCACGCCTTGCAGTGCGGCAGGACGGAAGAACAGCTTGATGCGCGAACGGAACGCGAGCTGCAGCAAGTTGGGGGTGTCCGGATCGTCGGTGGCCTGCGGCGGAACGTCGAGCACGTTGAGCCAGTACAGCGTTTCCTTGTCCTGCGCGAGCGGCTCCTTCGTGTAGATCAGCCGCAGGCTCTGGCCTTTGTTCGGATCGAGGCGGAACAACGGCGGGGTCAGCGTGAACGGCACTTTCGAATCGTCAGGCAGGGCGTTCGCAATGCCGTCGTCTACCCAGGCCTGCACGAGTGACGGCCTGTCGCCATTGTTGGTCAGCTTGACCGTGACTTCGCGTTCCTTCTCGGGATAGATCACGCGTGTCCCGCTGATGACCACGCTCGCGTCCGCCGCGCCCATGCCGGACATCGACGCAACCACCGCCGCGGCGCCCACGCTCGAGCGCCAGTTGATTGGCATCACCATCACCGATTTCTCCTTGTAGATAGTCAGATCGCATACCGTCGGTCGGGTGCGGCCCGTGCGCTGCCATGGCTGCGCACGGGCCGCCGGTCGCGAGACCGGATTACTGATACGAGACCGAGTACAGGACCGACGTGCCGACCGAGCCGGCCGTGGCGGAACCGCCGGTTGCGACGTACTGCGCGTAGTAGTCGAGCGTTGCCGCGCCGCCGGAGATCGGAACGACCTGCGAGTTTTGCTGCGCCTGGGCCGCGCCGAGCTTGATGTTCGAGCCGTCCTTGTTCAGCAGGCCGACCTCGACGTTCTTCGCGTCACCCGTCGCGTTGAACAACTGGCCCGTCTGCGCGTTGACGGTCGTGCCCGGCTCGAAGTACACCGATGCATTGCCCGAGTTCGGCGAGCAGTTCGACAGTGCGATGCGGAACGGCTTGCGGCCGGCCGTCGAGCCAGGCGTGCTCAGTGCCGACGTCGACACGTTGGGCAGCGTGACGGTGAAGTCCTTGCCGCCGCCGTCGCCGGAGATGTTGCAGGTCTGAGCGGTGATCTCGCCGGTGATCGTGATCGTGCCGTCGGCTGCCTGGGCCGACGAAGCAACGGCCAGGAGACCCGCTGTCGCCATCAGAATGGAAAGTGCTTTATTGGACATGAAAGTACCTGTTAGTAAGGAATCCTGCGTCGAAGGGCGACGCACCGACGTTTCCTGAACGCTGTCTGTCGACGTCGTCGAAACGAACTGAAACGGCGACAGGAAACAGGCGATATTGTTGATTTTTAAGGGGGGTGAAAGAATTGGACGATTACTAATTCGCTTGGGGATTTATTAGGTCAAGTCCCAAACTATTTTAAAAATCGTCAGGCATACGGGCTCAGCGTCCATCGTCGCTGGGCGCGGATGCAGTCGGAGCGGGGCAGGGGGTATTCAGTGGAGTTGAGGCGCGCATTGCGATCGCCCGGGCGTGTGGCGGCGGATGCTGGCGGAATGTGACCTTGACCGGGAGCCGCAGATGCGCATTAATGAACGGGAATCCTGATTATTAGTGGCGCCCGCTCAGATGTGTAGTTGCATCGGGTTCGTTCGTCGGCCGTGCCGATCGTCACAAAGGCGGACGACGCCCGGGCAAAGTGCGCACGGGCGGGCGTCGCGTGCATCCGGCCACGCAAATCGGAAATGGCGCTTGATTCAGTGGTGGGCGGCCGTTACGCGGAGGTGCCGGATCTTGCGTCGATTGGCGCGTGCGCGCCGCACATCACTGCAGGATCAACCGCAAATGCGCATCGGCCTGCTCGCCCGGCGGCTTCTGGAACCCGCCCTTCGCGAACCGATGCCACCTGCCGATCACATAGCTGACGAGCAGGCTCGCGCGCGCAGCGGGATCGTAATCGGCCGGCAGCACGAACGGCGCCGCGCCGTCGGGCGCCTGCGCCTCCGTCCGCGCGACCCGCAGGCATTGCTTGACGGTCGCCTCGATCCGGTCGAGCAGCTGGTTCACGCGCTCGGTGAGCCGCTCGTCCTCGCCGACCAGCGCCTCGCCGGTCAGCACGCGCGTCATCCCGGGATTCTTCGCAGCGAAATTGAGCATCGTCAGCGCGATCGTGCGCGCCTGCAGCACGCCGTTCGGCTCCTTCGCGACGATCTGGTTGACGAGGCCGAACAGCGCCTGCTCGATGAACTCGATCAGGCCTTCGTACATCTTCGCCTTGCTGGCGAAGTGCCGGTACAGCGCGGCTTCCGACACGTCGAGCCGGGCCGCGAGCGCGGCCGTCGTGATTTTTTCCGGCTTCGGCGCCTCGAGCATCGCGGCGAGCGTCTGCAGGATCATCACGCGCCGCTCGCCCGGCTTCGGGCGCGGGCGGGACGGCGTGGCATGGTCTTCCGTTACGGCTTGGTCCTGCGGGTAAGTCGGCTGCATTTCTGTCGCCCCGATCGTGTGCCCAGTCGGAGCGATTTTAACGAACGAATGCGCTGGTCGACATAGTGCGGACGACCGATATTCGGCAGATGGCCCGGCAGGTGGCCGGTAATCCATATCGTGCCGATGCCGAGGCGCTTGTAGCGCTTCAGATGGCTGCGGGTGTCTTCGACCAGGATCGCGTCGGCGAGGCGCGCATGCGCGGCGCGCAGCGTCCGGCGCAGCATCGTGTGGTCGGGCTTCGCGCGCCACGTGCGGCGATCGCGCATGTGCTCGATCGCGATCACGCGCTCGAACAGCCGCTCGATGCGCAGCTCGCGCAGCACCGCGCGCGCATAGTTCTCGGGCGCATTGGTCAGCACGAACTTGCGGCCCGGCAGCGCGGCGATGATGCGCGCGAGACCGCGCTCGGCGCGCAGCATCGCGGGCAGGTCGGAAAACGTGTGGACGACCCGCAGGAAGTCGTTCGGATCGATCGGGTGATGGCGCGTGAGGCCGAGGAGCGCGGCGCCGTAGCGCTGCGTGTAGCCGGTGCGCAGCCGGTCGGCTTCGGCGCGCTCGACGTGGAGCGCGTCGATGATGTACTGCGTCATCGCGCGGTTGATCTCCGGAAAGATCGCGTGCGATGCGTGGTGAAGTGTGTTGTCGAGATCGAACAGCCAGACGGGGGCGCCGGCGCGCGGCCGGCTGCGGGAGATGCGCCGGCGTCGCAGCGACGCCGGCAGGCCGGGGCTGGCTGGCTGGCGGCGCGCGCTCAATGCGAGCGGATCATCGTGCCGAACGGCTGCTCGGTCAGGATTTCCAGCAGCACCGAGTGTTCGATCCGGCCGTCGACGATGTGCACCGACTTCACGCCGCTCTTCGCCGCGTCGAGGGCCGACGCGATCTTCGGCAGCATGCCGCCCGAGATCGTGCCGTCCTCGAACAGCGCGTCGATCTCGCGCGCGGACAGGTCGGTCAGCAGGTTGCCGTCCTTGTCCATCACGCCGGGGATGTTGGTCATCATCAGCAGCTTCTCGGCGTTCAGCACCGTCGCGAGCTTGCCGGCGACCAAGTCGGCGTTGATGTTGTACGACAGGCCGTCTTCGCCGAAGCCGATCGGCGAGATCACCGGGATGAACGCGTCGTCCTGCAGCGCCTTCACGACCGCCGGGTTGATCGCCTCGACTTCGCCGACCTGGCCGATGTCGATGTACTGGCCCGGGTTGTCGCGGTCCGGCATCAGCAGCTTGCGTGCGTGGATCAGGCCGCCGTCCTTGCCCGTCAGGCCCACCGCGTGGCCGCCGAAGTGGTTGATCAGCATCACGATGTCCTGCTGCACTTCGCCGCCCAGCACCCACTCGACGACTTCCATCGTTTCTTCGTCGGTCACGCGCATGCCCTGGATGAAGGTGCCGGCCTTGCCGATCTTCTTCAGCGCGTGATCGATCTGCGGGCCACCGCCGTGGACGATCACCGGATTGATGCCGACCAGTTTCAGCAGGATCACGTCGCGCGCGAAGCCTTGCTTGAGCCGCTCTTCCGTCCACCCAATAGCGCCAGTGTCGTGATGTCCCGACCGAAATGTCCGCCTTTCGAAAAACCCGCCAAATCGGAACACTGCGCATAGCGTCAGCTAGCCAAGTCCCTCGCCCCCTGCTTGCCCGGCGAACAGCAGTGTCCGACAGAAATTGGCCCGAGCACCGGCCATCGCTGCCGCCAACGCTCCGGCCAACTTCGATCGCTCTGCTTACAGATAGGTCAACTCGAGGGTCGCAGAGCCATCCAGCGCAACGCCGCCATTGGAAAGATCCAGCTCCGGCAGCTTGTTGATCGTCGGGGTGACGGTCAGATCAGCCGAGATGGTCTTGTATGCCCCGGGCGCCGTGTTGCCCGATTCCGAGAACGATTTGCGCGCCGAGCCGTTCGCCATCAATCCCGCGCCGTCGAGCACCCACGCGTCGGAGCCAGCGGGAGCCGCCACGACGTCCAGCGCATTGCTGTCGCCGACTGCTTTATTCAGAGCCAGCGTGTAGTAGCCCGCCTTCCCAAAGCCCAGGCCGAACTCACTGTCGTCACCCTTGCCACCGACGGCCGTACGCAGCCGTTCGACTGCTGGTGCGCGTCGATGCCGGCCCTGCCCGGCGGCGCGCAGCCGGCAGCCGGCGCGCGCTGCCGGTGCCCGGAATGCCTCGCCGACGAGATCGCGCAGCGCATGGCCGGTGCGCCCGGCTGACGGCGCAGGCCCGTGCAACCGGACGAGATGCCGGCTCGCCCGCCCGGCCGTTCGTCGATTCCGATCCGGCCCCGGTAGAGGCGCCGGGCGCTAAACGGGTAAACTGCTCGGATGCAACGAATCACCACCACCGGGCGCGTCAACCTCAGTCACCTGTTCTGGCTGCGCAATCTCGCGATCATCGGCCAGCTCGTGACGATCGGCGTCGTGCAGACCTATTTCGGCGTGCATCTGCCATTGCCGGCGATGCTGATGGTCATCGCGCTCGAAATCGTTTTCAACGCACTGACCTGGGTGCGCGTGCTGCGCGCGCGGCCCGAGACCAATTTCGAGCTGCTCGGCCAGTTGTGGGTCGACCTCGGTGCGCTGTCGGCGCTGCTGTTCCTGTCGGGCGGCACGACCAACCCGTTCGTGTCGCTGTACCTGCCGTCGCTCGCGATCGCGGCGGCCGTGCTGCCGTGGCACCTGATGATCTGGCTCGCGGCGTTCGCGGTCGCGTGCTACGCGGCGCTCGGCTTCGATTCGGTGCCGCTCAACATGGATAACCCGGCGAACCTGTTCGACTACTACCGCACCGGGATGTGGGCGAACTTCATGGTCAGCGTCGGGCTGATCGCGTGGTTCGTGGCGCGCATGTCGAACGCGCTGCGCCAGCGCGATGCAGCGCTCGGCGAAGCGCAGGCGCACCTGCTGCGCGACGAGCGGGCGGTCGCGCTCGGCGTGCAGGCCGCCACCGTCGCGCACGAGATGGGCGCGCCGCTGTCGACGATCGCGATGCTCGCGGAGGAACTGCGCGACGCGGCACGCGCCGATCCGGGGCTCGCGCGCTACGAGGCCGACCTGAAGGTGCTCGAGGAACAGATGACGCTTTGCACGTCGGCGCTGGCGCGCCTGCGCAGCCGGGCGAGCGCGCCGGCGAGCCGCCAGCCGGTGGATGACTGGCTCGACACCTTCGTCGAGCACTGGCGCCTGCGGCACCCGCACGTGCAGTTCGAGCTGCTCGGCGCACGACCGTCGGGCGTCGCGCTCGACGACACGGTCGCCGCCGGCCAGATCCTGACGATCCTGCTCGACAACGCCGCGCGGGCGAGCCCGCACCGCGTGACACTGGCCGCGAAGCTCGCGTACAACGAGCGGGCGGCCGACCAGATCGAATTCGAGGTAAGCGACGACGGCCCCGGGATTCCGGCCGCGTTGCGCGAATCGCTCGGCGCGATGCCGGTCGACAGCACGCAGGGCGGGCACGGGGTCGGCTTGTACCTTGCGTTCAGCGCGGCCGTGCGGCTCGGCGGCGAGATCGAGCTGTCCGATGTCATGCCGCGCGCGGCCGGCGGCAACGGGCGCGCCGGTGGCGGTGCGAATGGCCATGCCGCTGCTGCGTCGGGCCAGCGCGCAAGCGAACGCGCGGTGCTCACGCAGGACAGCCGCCCGGCCGGCGGCCCCGGCCGCGGCACGCGTGCCGTGCTGCGCCTGCCGGTGGCGCGCATCGCGGTGCCGGCGGCCTCAACCAACACGTAGACGGAGAAACCACATGAGCGAGAACAATTTCCTGGTGATCGACGATAACGAGGTGTTCGCGGGTACGCTCGCGCGCGGCCTCGAGCGCCGCGGCTATGCGGTCCAGCAGGCGCACGACAAGGAGACGGCGCTGCGGCTCGCGGCCGGCGGCAAGTTCCAGTTCATCACCGTCGACCTGCATCTCGGCGAAGATTCGGGCCTGAGCCTGATCGCGCCGCTGTGCGACCTGCAGCCCGACGCGCGGATTCTCGTGCT
This window of the Burkholderia cepacia GG4 genome carries:
- a CDS encoding fimbrial protein; its protein translation is MKFHANNRAIDALKFIILLFFSWIGVNQHAHGQMCNFPGNNNASSFPHFTFNNPSLPFDAPDGAVLATATIEQPFECQAAPDGIGGYSLEYTPMLHATQFPDVGRYGGSGNMHWYVGYRVTNMATGKVFNPSGNAPQEWAPPITSTKPVTGSFRAKIELIKISDNLYNVKEWPYGPLQIGNFRIRKRAQPDVYNYRYLTLGSKRENIKPMPESCTIVNSSVDVRLPPVSSGKLGHVGASAGETGFNIGLNCRAGSNVYVTLTDLTDPGNTGDQLTLTQDSTAKGVKLRISRNGQPVRYGPDSRLPGNPNQWYVGPSVSTSNIPLTAQYVADGPVSGGTVKGVATFTMSYQ
- a CDS encoding sensor histidine kinase, which codes for MQRITTTGRVNLSHLFWLRNLAIIGQLVTIGVVQTYFGVHLPLPAMLMVIALEIVFNALTWVRVLRARPETNFELLGQLWVDLGALSALLFLSGGTTNPFVSLYLPSLAIAAAVLPWHLMIWLAAFAVACYAALGFDSVPLNMDNPANLFDYYRTGMWANFMVSVGLIAWFVARMSNALRQRDAALGEAQAHLLRDERAVALGVQAATVAHEMGAPLSTIAMLAEELRDAARADPGLARYEADLKVLEEQMTLCTSALARLRSRASAPASRQPVDDWLDTFVEHWRLRHPHVQFELLGARPSGVALDDTVAAGQILTILLDNAARASPHRVTLAAKLAYNERAADQIEFEVSDDGPGIPAALRESLGAMPVDSTQGGHGVGLYLAFSAAVRLGGEIELSDVMPRAAGGNGRAGGGANGHAAAASGQRASERAVLTQDSRPAGGPGRGTRAVLRLPVARIAVPAASTNT
- a CDS encoding fimbrial protein, translated to MSNKALSILMATAGLLAVASSAQAADGTITITGEITAQTCNISGDGGGKDFTVTLPNVSTSALSTPGSTAGRKPFRIALSNCSPNSGNASVYFEPGTTVNAQTGQLFNATGDAKNVEVGLLNKDGSNIKLGAAQAQQNSQVVPISGGAATLDYYAQYVATGGSATAGSVGTSVLYSVSYQ
- a CDS encoding pyrimidine 5'-nucleotidase — protein: MSARRQPASPGLPASLRRRRISRSRPRAGAPVWLFDLDNTLHHASHAIFPEINRAMTQYIIDALHVERAEADRLRTGYTQRYGAALLGLTRHHPIDPNDFLRVVHTFSDLPAMLRAERGLARIIAALPGRKFVLTNAPENYARAVLRELRIERLFERVIAIEHMRDRRTWRAKPDHTMLRRTLRAAHARLADAILVEDTRSHLKRYKRLGIGTIWITGHLPGHLPNIGRPHYVDQRIRSLKSLRLGTRSGRQKCSRLTRRTKP
- a CDS encoding fimbria/pilus outer membrane usher protein yields the protein MRTTYQHRTLEAPARFPLKPGYLLVTAALGSWAADTLAAPADGFDVAQVQFNDTLMMKPRGQRLDLDRFSKGNPVPAGDYLVDLYVNGTWNGRSTVRFSAAQGADNATPCFDRALVTRLGLDDQALTDTGRAELARVLAGACTDVDKLVADATVEFDMSELRLNVSVPQAALLRNPRGYVSPELWDDGVPSATLKYNANAYRNASSGYASTQAYVGLNAGVNIGNWHFRHNGSYTSQSQGENRYQALNTYVQRDLPAWRSQLKIGETYTDGTLFNSVGMRGVTLETDDRMLPDSMRGYAPVIRGVATSNAHVTVVQNGAVLYETNVAPGPFEINDLYATGYGGNLLVTVTEADGKKHSFTVPYSAVVQSLRPGVSRFGVALGQLREPQLDRHPNFAQATYQRGISNLMTGYVGAIVAENYLAGLVGAAFNTPVGALAVDVTHASARIPGVSATSGQSVRVSYSKSVEATGTNIAVAAYRYSSRGYWELRDAMYAREQATAGADPNNAYRQRNQVQLTLNQTLGEGRGSLFAVGSTSSYWNRKGTTTQFQLGYNNSLRIGGRNLSYNLSVSRQHDGYTGRPNNQVYANVTVPLGRRSHAPTLSSSIAHDSNGGATGQMSLTGSVGQSNAFSYGVNVNTGGSATSGGGNAQYRSPYATLSGSASGGSGYSSVSVGVSGAVVGHAGGLTLANDLGETAAIVEAKDAVGARVTNGTDIRINRRGYAVLPYLTPYQMNTIELDPKGIPLDVEMTSTSERIAPRANSVVKVRFATVSGRAALLTVRQPNGAPLPFGTGVTDSEGKHVGTVGQGGHLFVRGADDTGTLTAKWGNRSTDSCAFTYQLPIKDVKGVAYARADVICDYSVPKAHTPLDTIESGALPHTDAETRLIERKGIASSIRSNASVDALNGEKFK
- a CDS encoding fimbrial protein — translated: MKLAFSSIAALTIAAAAALPAVSHAADGTITINGKIGTQTCTIDGNGTGSKNFAVALPKVSTSALVNGGSTAGRTPFKISLKNCSPASGNVYTHFEAGTTVNSTTGQLFNATGTAKNVEVGLLNGDSSNIALGKADANSKAVALASGSAELPYYAQYVATGGSAGQGTVNTSVMYSIMYQ
- the slmA gene encoding nucleoid occlusion factor SlmA; amino-acid sequence: MQPTYPQDQAVTEDHATPSRPRPKPGERRVMILQTLAAMLEAPKPEKITTAALAARLDVSEAALYRHFASKAKMYEGLIEFIEQALFGLVNQIVAKEPNGVLQARTIALTMLNFAAKNPGMTRVLTGEALVGEDERLTERVNQLLDRIEATVKQCLRVARTEAQAPDGAAPFVLPADYDPAARASLLVSYVIGRWHRFAKGGFQKPPGEQADAHLRLILQ
- a CDS encoding molecular chaperone — protein: MVMPINWRSSVGAAAVVASMSGMGAADASVVISGTRVIYPEKEREVTVKLTNNGDRPSLVQAWVDDGIANALPDDSKVPFTLTPPLFRLDPNKGQSLRLIYTKEPLAQDKETLYWLNVLDVPPQATDDPDTPNLLQLAFRSRIKLFFRPAALQGVADESAEKVTWNFAPKADGGYALQAKNPTPYHVTFTRLTVKSGGATWSNDKGGMVKPGATEQFDVGNVPPLPAGPIEVDYTFLNDYGGGVEGNYAPRKVH